The genomic region GCTACCGCACATTTGAAACCTTTTCGCTTGCCCTTTATCACGTGCTCGGAGACCTTCCTATGCCACAATTAACCCACAAATTCTTGTGAGGAGCTTAAATACTTTTCTTTTTTGACGGCTAGTCTTTACAGAGGTTTCTGTCATAGACCCAGATGTGCTCAAAGCTTTGAAGGCATTCATTTTTTCAAATCCTTTTTTCGTCAAGGTCACCTTGTGAACTTCATTTGTTACTGTGCCCTTGGAAATTGGGAACATGCTCTTAGGTTTCTCTCGCCTATCTAATACACCTTCTTTTATCATCTCGCTGATCAGCCAGTTTAGCTCTGCTTTTTCTCTCGCAAAAATAAGCGGATAATCAAATAAGGAATTGATTTCACATGCTTCCCCTAATTCCGCCTTCATGCCCATGTAAGCAATCAGGTTCTTTTCTTTCTGTTCCAGGGTTAAAAGAGAGAAATTCTGGTCAACTTCCTGAATTAAGTCTAAATCAAGCGAGGGTATTTCTTCTTGGAGATTACTCGTCCTTATAAAACCAGATAAGACGTAACTCTTAAAGGTGACAGTATTAAGAACCTTACATACTTCTTTCGAGATTCTGTAAGAACCACATCTCAAACACTTGATAAGAAAAATTTCCTCGCCATCTGCATCTTCTTGAACTTGTCCATTCAATAAGCAGATAGGACATTGATGCTTGACTGATTCCATTAGCCTTCTTCCTCCGAAATATAGAAGTCAAAGAATTTTATTCATATAGACAGAGAAAGTCAAGTATATAAAATTGAAAGCAGCCACCATGGCAGAACCCCCGAAGCTTGATGCCCAAGGGGCCCTGCAATATGATTTACTTCCGCTCAGCTACCCAGACCTTCTTCCTGTCCTTTTGAAGCACTACGACCAGATCCAGAAAATGTGTCCAGTGCTTGATGCTCCATTTCCTTTCAGCTTCTTTCAATTCGGGGTCAGCTTAAGCAACCATATGTCAACCACCCAAGACAAAAAAATAACTGCCTAGTTTTAGCTAAGCAGTTATAACCTTAACTTTGGCACGCCCTGAGGGATTTGAACCCCCGACCTTCTGATCCGTAGTCAGACGCTCTATCCAGCTGAGCTAAGGGCGCATTTCGTGCGGAGAGGGAGGGATTCGAACCCTCGATAGAGGTTTAAGCCCCTATAACACCTTAGCAGGGTGCCGCCTTCAACCAGCTCGGCCACCTCTCCAAATGGCTGCTACTCAAGAGCCGCTTCGCTTACTCGGTAAGCGGAGGGCGAGGGACTCGAACCCCCAAGCCCGAAGGCGCCGGTTTTCAAGACCGGTGCATTACCAGTTATGCTAGCCCTCCTGCAACTCGAAGAAATACGGGTACTTCCCGTTGCAAATTATAGCAGATAGCCGGGGGAGTGTCAATCCGCCCATCAGCAAATCGAGGAGCCCTGCCCCCTTGCGCCCGCGCCTCCTTTCGCCCCATTTGACAAAGCGCGCCGTGCTGAATAAAATAAACATGGAGAAGGGCCCATAGCTCAGTTGGTAGAGCAGGAGACTCATAATCTCTTGGTCGTAGGTTCGAGTCCTACTGGGCCCACCCGGCTTCCTTCACTCCGTTCCATCAATAAATCGTTTCCCTGAAAATTCCTCTTCTCGTCTCTCTCACACTTTTATCCGTGCACGAGCCGAACATCAGGCGGCCCTGCATCAGATACCTTCCTTCCTTGACAGCCTCCTTCAAAAGCTGATATAAAGGCATCTGCAGATTCCTCCCTGAGAGAAACCTTTTTTTTGAGGAGACACGCCATGAGCGAAGGAACGTTATATCAGGAACTGGCGGACAGAATCATGATGGGGCATTCGGAGAGAATCCAGCGCCTGTTCAAGATGCTGGCCGATGAGAATGAGGCAAAACTGATGTTGGCCATGCCCGCCACCGCGGAGGAACTGGCCGGCGCAACCGATCGGCCGATCGCGGACGTACAAAAATCCCTTGACACCCTCTTCAAAAAGGGCGTCGTGTTCGTTTCGGGAAGCTCCGGCAAGTACCGCATGTGCCGCGATGCCGGACAGTTCCACGACGCCAGCATCCTCTGGCCGGATGCGCCGCAGGAGTTCTACGATCTCTGGAAGGAATTCACGAAGACCGAGTGGGGACAGACTGCGAAAGCTATCGAAGGGTTCTTGAGCAATCCGCCCATGCGAATTATCCCCATCGAGGCTGCCCTCGAAGATAAGAACCAGATCCTGCACTACGAGAACGTGAAACAGATCATCGATAACGCCAAACGGATGGCCGTAACCAAATGCACGTGCCGCGTCGTCGATGGCGCCTGCGGATTACCCGTCGAGGTCTGCGTGCAACTGAACCGCGCCGCGGATTACTCGATCAAGCGCGGAACCGGCCGCGAGATCAACAAGGCCGAAGCCCTCGAGATCATGCGAAAAGCCGAGGAGGCCGGCCTCGTGCACGTAACCATGAATACCGACCGCAGCGACCACTTCATCTGCAACTGCTGCCCCGACTGCTGCATCGGCCTCAGCGTCATCAGGGCAAAGGACGGCGCGAAATTTGTGTCTCCCTCGCGGTTCCAGGCGGTGGTCGATCAAGAAGCCTGCATCGGCTGCGAATCCTGCCTCGAGCGCTGCTATTTCGGCGCACTGAGCACAACTGAAGCAGGAGACGAAATCAAGGCGTCCGTCGATCCCGACAAGTGCGTCGGCTGCGGACTGTGCGCCGTGGTCTGTCCATCGGACGCAATACATTGCGAGGAGGTTCGTCCGGCGGACTTCATCCCCTCCGCACAGCATTAGGAGGAACCGGCCGCGCTTGCGTCAGGCATCGTCACGGGCATGCAGATATCCGCAGTGGTCCCGTTTCCGAGTTCGCTGCGGAACCAGAGGCTGCCTTTGTGGCCCTCTATGATCTTCCTGCAAATGGCAAGCCCCAGGCCCGTTCCCTTGGATTTTGTCGTAAAGAAAGGCTCGTATATCCGATCAAGGTCTTCAGGAGCAATACCTCGGCCGGTATCGGAAATCGTCAGGAATAAATATTTTGTTTTGCCACGGGGCTGAGTGCATGAGGAAATTGTGATCACCCCTCCCTTTGGCATCGCCTCGATTGAATTCGACATCAGGTTCACGAGGGCGCGCGCCATCTTGTCAGGGTCCACAGTCACCATCTCGCTTCCGTTCTCAAGATTGAGAACAAGCTTCACTCCACTCGCTTCAAGTTTGCGTCCGATTCCATGAACGGCGGTGTCAATGATCGCATGCAGCGGCCGCGAAGAATATCGCAGCGTTACCGGCCGCGCGTATTCCAATATTTCCTCGACAAGCCGGTTCAGGGAATCGACCCCTGCTTCCATGTCGGCAAGCGTGTCAAGCATATCGCCATCTGCACCGACGCCGGCGCGTATCGCCTCGAGCCCGAGCGAAATGTTTTGAAGCGGATTGCGTATTTCATGGGCAACGACCGACACCGTTTGCCCGATGACCGCCAGCCGCTCCGCTTGCTGAAGGTCAGCAACCTTTTGACGAACCGTTTTTTCCAGATTCTCGGACAATTGACGATATTCCTCTCGACTGGCATGAAGCCTGTCCTCGTTCCACTTGCGCTCGATAGCGATGGCATAGAGCGCGGCAAGCCGCTCTGCCACAACCATATCCCTCTCGCAATAATCTCTCTCCGGATTGGCCAGCCCGATCATGCCCACGCGCTCTTTGCCAAACATGGCGGGCACTCCAAGAAAACGACTGATCGGAACATGTCCGGACGGAACCCCTCTCGAGCGAGCGTCGGTCGCAGGAGAATTGGTCAGCAACGGCTCTTTATTCTCCCACACCCAACCGGCAAGACCGCTCTCCGCAGTCACTCCTTTGAAGATAAACTTCTTGTCTTCGACCCGGCACCCGCTCCAGATGTCGTGCGTCAACGTCGGACAAACGAAATCGCCCGTCTCCCGATCGAGGTATCCAACTATTCCGTAGCGACTGCCGGTCAACCGCTTGGCGTACTCGAGCACGAGACACGAGATATCTTCAAGCGAAGCCGAGCGCAAAAGCGCCTTCGCCAGTTCCGCCATGGCGGCATGCTCTTCGATCTCCCATTCCAAAGCAGCCTCAGTTTTTCTTTGTTCAGTAACATCGAGCCAATATGCGACCGCGCCCGTGATTCTGTCTCCTTCGCGGATCGGAGCCGCCGAGGCAAGCGCATATCGAGCGTCGCCCCTGCGATCCCTGAATGTGAAACGCACATTCTGAACGATCTCCCCTCGGAGGGCACGGGCTGATGCCATATCGGAAACATTCATCTTCCGGCCGTCAAGCTGCGTCAGATCGATCAACCGCAGAATCTGAAGCTGCGTTAAGCCGATCGGATTGAACCCAAATATGGAGGCCGCCGCCTCATTTGCACCCGTGAGCACTCCACCAAGGCCGTAAATAAGAAAGGGATCAGCAATCGCAGAAACGACGGCTCGAATTTTCTCCGCCTGCTCGCGAGTCGCCTCCGACGGCTCAAGACCTTGGCTGACGGGGCAGGCAGCGCGCCTCTTTGCTCGTAACATGAATATATCTTTTCCCCCTTTGCGGACTAAATAGCTCCACCTTTATTGCACCATTCCCGCCACAATCATTCTGTAAGCCTAACTACTTTCAGGAAACTAAATTGCAAACTGTCGGCGTGAGCGACCCTCGGGTAAAAGGATTTCCCGCCGTTGGGCTTTTTCCGGTCGGGGCGCGGCGTCGACGTAGCCCGGCCTTGCGATCTCGCGCAAAACAGACACATTATTTTAAAAGCGTGTTTTCAAACCGATGGGGGACAGAATGAAGCAGAAAATTTTCCCGCCCAACCTCTTGATTGGCGCCGACGGCTGGAGCTGGGACGACTGGGTCGGCGGCCTGTATCCTTCAGGTACGCCCAAATCGGAATACTTGAAGGAATATTCCCGCCACTACAGAACCGTCGAGGTCGATTCCACCTTTTACCGCATTCCCAAAAAAGATGCCGTGCGAAAATGGTATGACCAGACACCGGCCGATTTTTATTTCGCCGCCAAAGTCCCTCGCGGGGTGACACACACGGGGTTTTCCGGCGATTACCGCAGCCGGCTTGATTATTTTGTCGAAGTAATGAGAACCCTCGAAAAAAAGCTCGGACCTCTGCTCTTCCAATTCCGCTACTACCGGCAGTCCGAGTTCCCCTCAGTCGATGCCTTCGTCGATGCGCTGGAGCCGGTGCTGACCTCCCTGCCGCCGGACCTTCGGTTCGCTGTCGAGATACGCAATCCCGAATGGGTGGCGCCCCAACTTCTCGAATGCCTCCGCCGGCATAATACGGCTTTCACATTGGTCGATCATCCCTGGGCGGAGAAAGTCGACGTTCTGATGAAACGAATGAATGTGATTACCGCCGACTTCTGCTACATCCGCTGGCTCGGACACCAGACGGCCCTCGAGAAAGTGACCGATCGCTGGGACCGGCTTGTGGCCGATAAGACCGAGGCCACCTCGCGCTGGGTGAAAGTCCTCAAAGACCTCCTCGCCCGCGACATCAATACAATCTATGGCTTCTATCGCAATCGCTACGCGGGCTATGCGCCCGGCTCAATCGAGTTGCTGAAGAACCTCTGGCAAAAAGAAGAGCCTCAGTGACTCCTACCCGTCCATTTGCTTGAAAGCGTATAGTAAAGCGTGACTGCCGCCGTCTGCTCTTGGTCGAAAGAGGCGCGCCTCCCCATCTTCTTCACGATCTCGTCCCATTCAGCAGGCGAATATTCGTTGGGCCAATAGAAGCGATGGCACGTCGCACATTCGGTCACCGCAAGCGCTCTCCCGCTGCGAAGCGCATCGACATCGATGGGGGAGGGCGCTTCTTCCAAAGCGGCCAACTGCTCCGCCGTCGGAAGCGATTTTGACGCCCCGGCGCATGCGAAGAAAACCATTGAAATTGATATGCCCACTAATACAGTCCTTAGCTCTTCCAGGTTCAACATCATTTTGCTCCCACTCGACTCTAGAAAACCCATCCGATCCCAAAATTGACGGCGTCGCCCGGATCGTCGCCTTCGCTGTCACGAAATTGATAATCCGCTTTCAAGACCACATTCGGCGTAAGATAGAAGTTCATCCCAACCGTGAT from Candidatus Abyssobacteria bacterium SURF_5 harbors:
- a CDS encoding 4Fe-4S dicluster domain-containing protein; this translates as MSEGTLYQELADRIMMGHSERIQRLFKMLADENEAKLMLAMPATAEELAGATDRPIADVQKSLDTLFKKGVVFVSGSSGKYRMCRDAGQFHDASILWPDAPQEFYDLWKEFTKTEWGQTAKAIEGFLSNPPMRIIPIEAALEDKNQILHYENVKQIIDNAKRMAVTKCTCRVVDGACGLPVEVCVQLNRAADYSIKRGTGREINKAEALEIMRKAEEAGLVHVTMNTDRSDHFICNCCPDCCIGLSVIRAKDGAKFVSPSRFQAVVDQEACIGCESCLERCYFGALSTTEAGDEIKASVDPDKCVGCGLCAVVCPSDAIHCEEVRPADFIPSAQH
- a CDS encoding PAS domain S-box protein; its protein translation is MLRAKRRAACPVSQGLEPSEATREQAEKIRAVVSAIADPFLIYGLGGVLTGANEAAASIFGFNPIGLTQLQILRLIDLTQLDGRKMNVSDMASARALRGEIVQNVRFTFRDRRGDARYALASAAPIREGDRITGAVAYWLDVTEQRKTEAALEWEIEEHAAMAELAKALLRSASLEDISCLVLEYAKRLTGSRYGIVGYLDRETGDFVCPTLTHDIWSGCRVEDKKFIFKGVTAESGLAGWVWENKEPLLTNSPATDARSRGVPSGHVPISRFLGVPAMFGKERVGMIGLANPERDYCERDMVVAERLAALYAIAIERKWNEDRLHASREEYRQLSENLEKTVRQKVADLQQAERLAVIGQTVSVVAHEIRNPLQNISLGLEAIRAGVGADGDMLDTLADMEAGVDSLNRLVEEILEYARPVTLRYSSRPLHAIIDTAVHGIGRKLEASGVKLVLNLENGSEMVTVDPDKMARALVNLMSNSIEAMPKGGVITISSCTQPRGKTKYLFLTISDTGRGIAPEDLDRIYEPFFTTKSKGTGLGLAICRKIIEGHKGSLWFRSELGNGTTADICMPVTMPDASAAGSS
- a CDS encoding DUF72 domain-containing protein, with amino-acid sequence MGDRMKQKIFPPNLLIGADGWSWDDWVGGLYPSGTPKSEYLKEYSRHYRTVEVDSTFYRIPKKDAVRKWYDQTPADFYFAAKVPRGVTHTGFSGDYRSRLDYFVEVMRTLEKKLGPLLFQFRYYRQSEFPSVDAFVDALEPVLTSLPPDLRFAVEIRNPEWVAPQLLECLRRHNTAFTLVDHPWAEKVDVLMKRMNVITADFCYIRWLGHQTALEKVTDRWDRLVADKTEATSRWVKVLKDLLARDINTIYGFYRNRYAGYAPGSIELLKNLWQKEEPQ